The Gemmatimonadota bacterium genome window below encodes:
- a CDS encoding aspartate aminotransferase family protein encodes MSGSDPSGLPFGQQLPRIRVRPPGPRSRQLAARLRRVESRNVTYVSDTFPVFWQRAHGANVEDADGNVYLDLSGAFGVASAGHTPVAVTDAVTAQVSLLVHGMGDIHPPALKVDLLERLARLAPWRSARAVLASSGSEAVEIALKTALLATGRTGVLAFEGSYHGLTLGALAVTHREDFRAPFRERLFPGVRFLPFPGGVGGTPVHEAIHAVSAALSGGDDGPPVGAILVEPVQGRGGVRVPPPGFLSHVADLAREHGALVVCDEIFTGLGRTGRMFAFEHEGIQPDLFCVGKALGGGMPLSACLGPRRVMDAWPESAGEALQTSTFLGHPLSCAAALAFLDTLEREGLVRRAREVGAALLAGLRADLADHPAVTDVRGRGLLIGVELATGPDLRPGPEVAEALLRRGVILLPAGPDGRVLELAPPLTISEDQVAFAREILRAEITRA; translated from the coding sequence ATGAGCGGCTCCGACCCGTCCGGTCTCCCGTTCGGCCAGCAGCTGCCGCGCATCCGCGTCCGGCCGCCGGGCCCCCGGTCCCGACAGTTGGCCGCGCGCCTGCGCCGCGTGGAGTCACGCAACGTCACCTACGTCTCGGACACCTTCCCGGTCTTCTGGCAGCGCGCACACGGCGCCAACGTCGAGGATGCCGACGGCAACGTCTACCTGGACCTGAGCGGCGCGTTCGGTGTGGCCTCCGCCGGGCACACGCCGGTCGCGGTCACGGACGCGGTGACGGCGCAGGTGTCGCTGCTCGTGCACGGCATGGGAGACATCCATCCGCCCGCGCTCAAGGTGGACCTGCTCGAGCGTCTGGCGCGATTGGCACCGTGGCGCTCCGCGCGCGCGGTGTTGGCCTCCTCCGGGTCGGAGGCGGTGGAGATCGCGCTCAAGACCGCTCTCCTGGCGACCGGACGGACCGGCGTGCTGGCGTTCGAGGGGTCGTACCACGGGCTCACCCTGGGCGCGCTCGCGGTCACGCATCGCGAGGACTTCCGCGCGCCGTTCCGCGAGCGGCTCTTCCCCGGCGTGCGCTTCCTCCCGTTCCCGGGCGGCGTGGGCGGCACTCCGGTGCACGAGGCCATCCACGCCGTGTCCGCCGCGCTGTCGGGTGGGGACGACGGCCCGCCCGTGGGCGCCATCCTGGTCGAGCCGGTGCAGGGGCGTGGCGGGGTGCGGGTACCGCCGCCCGGGTTCCTGAGCCACGTCGCGGATCTGGCGCGTGAGCACGGTGCCCTCGTCGTCTGCGACGAGATCTTCACCGGCCTGGGGCGAACGGGGCGCATGTTCGCGTTCGAGCACGAGGGCATCCAGCCGGACCTCTTCTGCGTCGGGAAGGCGCTCGGGGGTGGGATGCCCCTGTCCGCGTGCCTGGGGCCGCGCCGCGTGATGGACGCGTGGCCGGAGTCGGCCGGGGAGGCGCTCCAGACCAGCACGTTCCTGGGTCACCCGCTCTCGTGTGCCGCGGCGCTGGCGTTCCTGGACACGCTCGAGCGCGAAGGGCTGGTGCGACGGGCCCGCGAGGTGGGCGCCGCCCTGCTGGCGGGCCTGCGTGCGGATCTCGCCGACCATCCGGCCGTCACGGACGTGCGAGGCCGCGGACTGCTGATCGGCGTGGAGCTCGCCACCGGACCGGATCTGCGCCCGGGGCCCGAGGTGGCCGAAGCCCTGCTGCGGCGGGGCGTGATCCTGCTGCCTGCGGGACCGGACGGGCGCGTGCTGGAGCTGGCGCCCCCGCTCACGATCTCGGAGGACCAGGTGGCCTTTGCGCGCGAGATCCTGCGCGCGGAGATCACCCGGGCCTGA
- a CDS encoding SDR family oxidoreductase, with amino-acid sequence MAHDLLAGKTGIIFGALDELSIAWKVAERAHAEGARFVLSNAPVALRLGSVKDLAERTGAPLIAADATSTDDLNALFDAAEAELGKIDFVLHSIGMSPNVRKKRVYTDLNYDWLQKTLDVSAVSFHKIMQLLYHRDLMNEWGSIVALSYVAAQRTFSEYNDMADAKALLESIARSFGYHFGTKNRVRVNTVSQSPTPTTAGTGVSGFEKMLAYGERMSPLGNATAEECADYCVMLFSDYTRKVTMQNLFHDGGFSTTGVAKDILEGL; translated from the coding sequence ATGGCCCACGATCTCCTGGCCGGCAAGACCGGCATCATCTTCGGCGCCCTCGACGAGCTCTCCATCGCCTGGAAGGTGGCCGAGCGGGCCCACGCGGAGGGCGCGCGCTTCGTCCTGAGCAACGCGCCGGTGGCGCTGCGGCTGGGGAGCGTGAAGGACCTGGCCGAACGCACGGGTGCGCCGCTGATCGCCGCCGACGCCACGTCCACCGACGACCTGAATGCGCTCTTCGACGCCGCCGAGGCCGAGCTGGGCAAGATCGACTTCGTGCTGCACTCCATCGGGATGTCCCCGAACGTGCGCAAGAAGCGTGTCTACACCGACCTCAACTACGACTGGCTGCAGAAGACGCTGGACGTCTCGGCCGTGTCGTTCCACAAGATCATGCAGCTCCTCTATCACCGGGATCTGATGAACGAGTGGGGCTCCATCGTGGCGCTCAGCTACGTGGCCGCGCAGCGCACCTTCTCCGAATACAACGACATGGCGGACGCCAAGGCGCTGCTGGAGTCGATCGCGCGCAGCTTCGGGTACCACTTCGGCACGAAGAACCGCGTGCGCGTGAACACGGTGTCGCAGTCCCCCACACCCACCACGGCGGGGACCGGCGTGTCCGGGTTCGAGAAGATGCTCGCCTACGGGGAGCGCATGTCGCCGCTGGGGAACGCCACCGCGGAGGAATGCGCCGACTACTGCGTCATGCTCTTCTCGGACTACACCCGCAAGGTCACGATGCAGAACCTCTTCCACGACGGTGGCTTCTCAACCACGGGCGTGGCCAAGGACATCCTGGAAGGGTTGTAG
- a CDS encoding aconitase family protein — MTDLLTRTVAKRPRTLRFEGRILFLVDDAALMRRQLQDGENLELTDELRALLRDQISTDEITPAYICYFHDETLGEFPYLGLRSRDPATGTPVAPVTRGSVKAGGFVCSVAGKRRGKGSSREQSPYAELMAGIQVVVGESIERIYNENCQNLGMLTTTDFGIIERIRRGEEIPLEAFLAGTDPITRQIIEYGGLFEFNLARLQGKVELPLPEALAAANSASSTAIEASSPAAELSGLPPVQPPWRPMTLGEKIFARHWVVDAAAGDVGVEWVRPGEAGFFRTDIRFSHEYVTPMAAIFFEEKLGADAEVADRSSILFFRDHLTFLAKAMSQERIEEGLLDVANQLEVKQREFSERQGIKLYGEQMGHRLGSEAICHSKILEEYAEPGMLIIGTDSHTPHAGAIGALAFGVGTTAIFNSWITRDVRVQVPPSFKVVISGTPRANVTAKDYMLEILRHPYIRDGHAIGQIIEYAGPAVEALSVDERATMTNMAAEVGAFTGLVAADERTVEFLVNERGMDADKARALAAGMQSDPDAEYVKVIEIDAASVRPMAALPGDPGNGLYVDELGSEPIRIDIAYAGSCTAGKKEDMDMYARVFREARAQGLRIHPDVRCYIQCGSIEVREYCRRQGYLELFEAMGAEFIEPGCGACINAGPGVTAAPGDVSISSQNRNFPGRSGPGQLYLGSPYTVAASAVAGAVVEWVPGEPIRPVPAREPQPA; from the coding sequence ATGACGGACCTGCTCACCCGGACCGTTGCCAAGCGCCCCCGCACCCTCCGCTTCGAGGGCCGGATCCTGTTCCTGGTGGACGACGCCGCGCTCATGCGGCGGCAGCTCCAGGACGGTGAGAACCTCGAGCTGACGGACGAGTTGCGAGCCCTGCTGCGCGATCAGATCAGCACGGACGAGATCACGCCCGCCTACATCTGCTACTTCCACGACGAGACCCTGGGCGAGTTCCCCTACCTGGGGCTGCGCTCCCGTGACCCCGCGACCGGGACGCCGGTCGCGCCCGTGACGCGGGGCAGCGTGAAGGCCGGCGGCTTCGTGTGCTCGGTGGCGGGCAAGCGCCGGGGCAAGGGCTCCTCCCGCGAGCAGAGCCCCTATGCGGAGCTCATGGCGGGCATCCAGGTGGTGGTCGGGGAGAGCATCGAGCGGATCTACAACGAGAACTGCCAGAACCTGGGGATGCTGACCACCACGGACTTCGGCATCATCGAGCGGATCCGTCGGGGTGAGGAGATCCCGCTCGAGGCCTTCCTCGCCGGCACCGATCCGATCACCCGTCAGATCATCGAGTACGGCGGGCTGTTCGAGTTCAACCTGGCCCGCTTGCAGGGCAAGGTGGAGCTGCCGCTCCCCGAGGCGCTGGCCGCGGCGAACAGCGCCTCGTCCACCGCCATCGAGGCCTCCTCTCCCGCGGCGGAGCTGTCCGGCCTTCCGCCGGTGCAGCCGCCCTGGCGGCCCATGACCCTGGGGGAGAAGATCTTCGCCCGCCACTGGGTGGTCGACGCGGCCGCCGGTGACGTGGGCGTGGAGTGGGTGCGCCCCGGCGAGGCGGGCTTCTTCCGTACCGACATCCGCTTCTCGCACGAATACGTGACGCCCATGGCGGCCATCTTCTTCGAGGAGAAGCTGGGCGCCGACGCCGAGGTCGCCGATCGAAGCTCCATCCTCTTCTTCCGCGATCACCTGACCTTCCTGGCCAAGGCCATGAGCCAGGAGCGGATCGAGGAGGGCCTGCTGGACGTCGCCAACCAGCTCGAGGTCAAGCAGCGCGAGTTCTCCGAGCGGCAGGGGATCAAGCTGTACGGGGAGCAGATGGGACACCGGTTGGGCTCCGAGGCCATCTGCCACTCGAAGATCCTCGAGGAGTACGCCGAGCCCGGGATGCTCATCATCGGGACGGACTCGCACACGCCCCACGCGGGTGCGATCGGCGCGCTCGCCTTCGGCGTGGGCACCACGGCCATCTTCAACTCCTGGATCACGCGCGACGTCCGCGTGCAGGTCCCGCCCTCGTTCAAGGTGGTCATCTCGGGGACGCCACGTGCGAACGTGACGGCCAAGGACTACATGCTGGAGATCCTCCGGCATCCCTACATCCGGGATGGGCACGCGATCGGGCAGATCATCGAGTACGCCGGGCCGGCCGTGGAGGCGCTGTCCGTCGACGAGCGGGCCACCATGACCAACATGGCGGCGGAGGTCGGCGCGTTCACCGGCCTGGTGGCGGCCGACGAGCGCACGGTGGAGTTCCTGGTGAACGAGCGCGGCATGGACGCCGACAAGGCGCGCGCGCTCGCGGCGGGCATGCAGAGCGATCCCGACGCCGAATACGTGAAGGTGATCGAGATCGACGCGGCCTCCGTGCGGCCGATGGCCGCGCTGCCCGGCGACCCCGGCAACGGGCTGTACGTCGACGAGCTCGGCAGCGAGCCCATCCGCATCGACATCGCCTACGCCGGCTCCTGCACGGCGGGCAAGAAGGAGGACATGGACATGTACGCCCGTGTCTTCCGCGAGGCGCGGGCACAGGGTCTGCGCATCCACCCCGATGTGCGCTGCTACATCCAGTGCGGCTCGATCGAGGTACGGGAGTACTGCCGCCGGCAGGGATACCTGGAGCTCTTCGAGGCCATGGGTGCCGAGTTCATCGAGCCCGGCTGCGGGGCCTGCATCAACGCGGGGCCGGGCGTGACGGCAGCCCCGGGCGACGTGTCGATCTCCTCGCAGAACCGGAACTTCCCCGGTCGCTCCGGTCCCGGGCAGCTCTACCTGGGCTCGCCCTACACGGTCGCGGCCAGCGCCGTCGCAGGTGCCGTGGTGGAGTGGGTGCCGGGAGAGCCGATCCGACCGGTGCCGGCGCGGGAGCCGCAGCCCGCGTAG
- a CDS encoding diguanylate cyclase — protein sequence MTNWILPPLLAVLWCVATAAYSRRTRPAAASLMLQGMMIAVALYSLMQALALAFTSLTAQLWFCKLQYPAVLGASVAWFLFALRYTGRSPRTSSQWGPLLVLIAAVITGLVFTNDWHGLVWADIQQVRSGALLSLSLEHGPVFYLHAIYCYGLMLAATAVLVWTVGQTYHTRKQLVAIVGGPALVVVATILYLSPLSPGVWFDFIPLGYAFAGSLLAWGLMRSGAADLVPVARNQAFESIGDAVFVLDDEGRILDFNPAGAAIFGPATHAAIGRSFSDLARAPALEHVLDLGIAEVQDVTMGPGLDERVYDLRVSPIHSPSSGALMGRVLVFRETTDRRRIEAGLRVVTASLEEANTELERLANSDTLTGLSSRRYFLQQLERECRRSQRHGHDFALMLLDLDHFKEVNDAFGHQVGDEVLVATARAVRSVAREVDVTGRIGGEEFAILLPETDLEGASALAERIRTEVADARHTDPDQKPFRVTISIGITTWGMGRDTPSELLRAADRALYAAKRSGRNRVVRAAPSAAPGEPTLADIA from the coding sequence TTGACGAACTGGATCCTTCCCCCGTTGCTGGCCGTGCTGTGGTGTGTCGCCACGGCGGCCTACAGCCGGCGCACGCGCCCGGCCGCCGCATCGTTGATGTTGCAGGGGATGATGATCGCGGTCGCCCTCTACAGCCTCATGCAGGCCCTGGCGCTGGCCTTCACGAGCCTCACGGCCCAGCTCTGGTTCTGCAAGCTCCAGTATCCGGCCGTGCTCGGCGCCTCGGTCGCCTGGTTCCTCTTCGCGCTCCGCTACACCGGCCGCAGCCCGCGGACCAGCTCCCAGTGGGGTCCGTTGCTGGTCCTCATCGCGGCGGTGATCACGGGCCTGGTCTTCACCAACGACTGGCACGGGCTCGTCTGGGCGGACATCCAGCAGGTCCGCTCCGGTGCGCTGCTCAGCCTGTCGCTGGAGCACGGGCCGGTCTTCTACCTGCATGCGATCTATTGCTACGGCCTGATGCTGGCGGCGACGGCCGTGCTGGTCTGGACCGTGGGCCAGACCTATCACACCCGCAAGCAGCTCGTCGCGATCGTGGGTGGACCCGCGCTGGTCGTGGTGGCCACGATCCTCTATCTGTCGCCCCTTAGCCCGGGGGTGTGGTTCGACTTCATCCCGCTCGGCTACGCCTTCGCGGGTTCGCTCCTGGCGTGGGGCCTGATGCGGTCGGGCGCGGCCGACCTCGTGCCGGTCGCCCGCAACCAGGCGTTCGAGAGCATCGGGGACGCCGTCTTCGTCCTCGACGACGAAGGCCGCATCCTCGACTTCAATCCCGCTGGCGCCGCGATCTTCGGGCCGGCCACCCACGCCGCCATCGGCCGTTCGTTCTCGGATCTCGCGCGGGCTCCCGCGTTGGAGCATGTCCTCGACCTCGGGATCGCCGAGGTGCAGGACGTGACCATGGGTCCAGGTCTCGACGAGCGCGTGTACGATCTGCGGGTCTCGCCGATCCACAGTCCCTCCTCGGGCGCGTTGATGGGACGCGTGCTGGTGTTCCGGGAGACCACGGATCGGCGGCGTATCGAGGCCGGCTTGCGGGTGGTCACGGCCTCTCTCGAGGAGGCGAACACCGAGCTCGAGCGTCTCGCCAACAGCGACACGCTGACCGGGCTCAGCAGCCGGCGCTACTTCCTGCAGCAACTGGAGCGGGAATGCCGGCGCAGCCAGCGCCACGGGCACGACTTCGCGTTGATGCTGCTGGATCTGGATCACTTCAAGGAAGTCAACGACGCCTTCGGACACCAGGTCGGAGACGAGGTGTTGGTCGCGACCGCGCGCGCCGTGCGCTCCGTGGCGCGCGAGGTGGACGTGACGGGCCGCATCGGCGGCGAGGAGTTCGCGATCCTGCTCCCCGAGACCGACCTGGAAGGCGCGTCCGCGCTGGCCGAGCGCATCCGCACGGAAGTGGCGGACGCACGGCACACCGACCCGGACCAGAAGCCGTTCCGCGTGACGATCAGCATCGGGATCACGACCTGGGGCATGGGTCGCGACACACCCAGCGAGTTGTTGCGCGCGGCGGACCGGGCGCTCTACGCGGCGAAGCGCAGCGGCCGCAACCGGGTGGTGCGGGCGGCACCCTCGGCCGCGCCGGGCGAGCCCACCCTGGCCGACATCGCCTGA
- a CDS encoding 4a-hydroxytetrahydrobiopterin dehydratase: protein MAKKRRVLDEATLEEWLGEHKGWKLQNGSIVKDFKFKNFRDSIVFVNRVATISDDADHHPDIDIRFNRVQIALTTHDAGGITKSDLDVARTIDFATSAR, encoded by the coding sequence ATGGCGAAGAAGCGTCGCGTGCTGGACGAAGCCACCCTCGAGGAGTGGCTCGGCGAGCACAAGGGCTGGAAGCTCCAGAACGGGTCCATCGTCAAGGACTTCAAGTTCAAGAACTTCCGCGATTCCATCGTCTTCGTGAACCGCGTGGCCACCATCTCCGACGACGCCGACCACCACCCCGACATCGACATCCGCTTCAACCGGGTCCAGATCGCGCTGACGACCCATGATGCGGGGGGGATCACGAAGTCCGACCTGGACGTCGCGCGGACCATCGATTTCGCGACGTCGGCCCGGTAG
- a CDS encoding BMP family protein: MKKLLGPGGLVALLLLVGCSGSERSPSSDAPAESSFRVALLTSGPVSDAGWYAGAYEGLQRIGSEMGARVSHQQTRTPAEFDEAFVAFGTDGYDLVFAHGFEYQDAALRAGARFPDLRIVVSSGGRIARNVIPLIFRLEEGSYLAGMVAGALTRSGTVGMVGGVEIPPVKGTFDAFRAGAMSVRPDIRVIEAFTGDWEDVAAAKEAAVAQLRAGADILIHNVDAGSFGIFQAVREARAGGRDVWAMGMNRDQNDVAPDVILGSAVIRIPEAFLQAAERLRAGPMPAEPLDMSLRDGVIDFVPNPALADVLPAELLDRLEEARQEIVAGTLRVPRVPFVEGEATP; the protein is encoded by the coding sequence ATGAAGAAGCTTCTGGGTCCGGGCGGCCTGGTCGCCCTGCTCCTCCTCGTCGGGTGTTCGGGATCCGAGCGCTCGCCCTCCTCCGACGCCCCCGCGGAGTCGTCCTTCCGTGTCGCGCTGCTGACGTCGGGTCCCGTGTCCGACGCCGGTTGGTACGCCGGCGCCTACGAAGGCCTCCAACGGATCGGCTCCGAGATGGGGGCCCGGGTCAGCCACCAGCAGACCCGCACGCCCGCCGAGTTCGACGAGGCGTTCGTCGCGTTCGGCACCGACGGCTACGACCTGGTCTTCGCCCACGGGTTCGAGTACCAGGACGCCGCGCTCCGGGCCGGAGCGCGCTTCCCCGACCTGCGCATCGTGGTCTCTTCCGGAGGCCGGATCGCGCGGAACGTGATCCCGTTGATCTTCCGCCTGGAGGAGGGAAGCTACCTGGCCGGGATGGTGGCGGGAGCGCTGACCCGCAGCGGGACCGTGGGCATGGTCGGAGGCGTCGAGATCCCTCCCGTGAAGGGGACCTTCGATGCCTTCCGGGCGGGGGCGATGTCGGTCCGGCCGGACATACGGGTGATCGAGGCCTTCACCGGTGACTGGGAGGACGTGGCTGCGGCGAAGGAGGCAGCCGTGGCGCAGCTTCGTGCGGGGGCGGACATCCTGATCCACAACGTGGACGCGGGAAGCTTCGGGATCTTCCAGGCCGTGCGCGAAGCCCGGGCCGGGGGCCGCGACGTGTGGGCGATGGGGATGAACCGGGATCAGAACGACGTCGCGCCGGACGTGATCCTGGGGAGCGCCGTCATCCGCATCCCGGAAGCGTTCCTGCAGGCCGCCGAGCGGCTGCGCGCGGGTCCGATGCCTGCCGAGCCGCTGGACATGAGCCTCCGCGACGGCGTGATCGACTTCGTGCCCAATCCCGCGTTGGCCGACGTGCTGCCCGCCGAGCTGCTGGATCGGCTGGAGGAGGCCCGACAGGAGATCGTGGCGGGTACGCTGCGCGTGCCGCGCGTCCCGTTCGTCGAGGGCGAAGCCACGCCGTGA
- a CDS encoding ABC transporter ATP-binding protein produces MSGSAPALEARGLEKRYGPVRALAGAHLQAFAGEVHALLGENGAGKSTFVGALAGLVRLDDGEIRLEGAPVRIDSPRASAARSIGVVHQHFALVPALTALENVALSAGRDVGWGPLPLSRIRQRARDVAARTGLDVPLDARVEDLSVGARQRLEILKLLYRDPRVLVLDEPTAVLSPPEVDGLFRALRALAAEGRTVILIAHKLDEVLSIASRVTVLRRGETVLEAERAAVDALRLGRAMVGFDPPRPRPHAPRDPGPVVARLRGVGVTRGGRDVLTDVGLEVRSGEILAVAGVEGNGQRELALVLAGMEAPTRGEAQLPPVVGYVPQERLGEGLIGSMDLVENVALALRGTRGARRRSGLDWPALRKRTEALLEEYDVRAPGPRAPARTLSGGNQQKLVVGREVARDAPLLVVENPTRGLDLGAAAYVQERLLRLRDEGRAVVLISTDLDEVLTLGDRIGTLVRGRWDPVPDAERTPAQVGARMLSASV; encoded by the coding sequence GTGAGCGGTTCGGCACCCGCCCTGGAGGCGCGGGGCCTGGAGAAGCGCTACGGTCCGGTGCGGGCCCTGGCGGGCGCGCACCTCCAGGCCTTCGCCGGCGAGGTGCACGCCCTCCTGGGGGAGAACGGCGCCGGCAAGAGCACCTTCGTCGGTGCCTTGGCCGGGCTCGTCCGTCTCGACGACGGCGAGATCCGGCTGGAGGGGGCTCCCGTGCGCATCGACTCCCCCCGGGCCTCGGCCGCGCGCTCCATCGGGGTCGTCCATCAACACTTCGCGCTGGTGCCAGCGCTCACCGCGCTGGAGAACGTGGCGCTGTCCGCGGGGCGCGACGTGGGGTGGGGGCCCCTGCCGCTCTCGCGGATCCGCCAGCGCGCCCGGGACGTGGCGGCGCGGACCGGGCTGGACGTGCCGCTCGATGCCCGGGTCGAGGATCTCAGCGTCGGCGCCCGACAGCGGCTCGAGATCCTCAAGCTGCTCTACCGCGACCCCCGTGTCCTGGTGCTCGACGAGCCCACGGCGGTGTTGTCCCCGCCGGAGGTCGACGGGCTCTTCCGTGCGCTACGGGCCCTGGCCGCGGAGGGGCGGACGGTCATCCTGATCGCCCACAAGCTGGACGAAGTGCTGTCCATCGCTTCCCGCGTCACGGTGCTGCGGCGCGGCGAGACCGTGCTGGAGGCGGAGCGCGCCGCCGTCGACGCGCTCCGCCTGGGGCGTGCCATGGTGGGGTTCGATCCCCCCCGTCCGAGGCCCCATGCGCCGAGGGATCCCGGGCCGGTCGTGGCCCGGCTGCGCGGGGTCGGCGTGACGCGTGGTGGGCGGGACGTGCTGACGGACGTGGGCCTGGAGGTCCGGAGCGGGGAGATCCTCGCGGTCGCGGGCGTGGAGGGGAACGGCCAGCGCGAGCTCGCGCTCGTGCTCGCCGGGATGGAGGCCCCGACGCGGGGTGAGGCGCAGCTTCCGCCGGTCGTGGGCTACGTCCCCCAGGAGCGCCTGGGGGAGGGCCTGATCGGCAGCATGGATCTGGTCGAGAACGTGGCGCTGGCCCTGCGCGGTACACGCGGTGCCCGGCGCCGATCGGGGTTGGACTGGCCGGCGCTCCGGAAGCGGACGGAGGCCCTGCTGGAGGAATACGACGTGCGCGCCCCGGGTCCGCGCGCACCGGCCCGCACGCTGTCGGGCGGCAACCAGCAGAAGCTCGTGGTGGGACGGGAGGTGGCGCGCGACGCACCCCTGCTGGTCGTGGAGAACCCCACCCGCGGGTTGGACCTGGGCGCGGCCGCCTACGTGCAGGAGCGACTGCTCCGGCTGCGGGACGAGGGTCGGGCGGTGGTGCTGATCTCGACGGACCTGGACGAGGTGCTGACCCTCGGCGACCGGATCGGCACGCTCGTCCGGGGCCGCTGGGATCCGGTCCCCGACGCCGAGCGTACCCCCGCGCAGGTCGGCGCCCGCATGCTGTCGGCGTCCGTATGA
- a CDS encoding ABC transporter permease, with the protein MRRAAALWVTPALAVGVALVLVTGALALGGHAPAQALAALVDGAVGSSDRILSITLVRATPLLVTGLAVALAFRAGIWNIGAEGQLYAGAVAVAALGAAAPDLPTLVALPLALGGALLAGGLWAALPALLRLRAGTNEVITTLLLNFVALHLTSVLVRGPLQEARGVFPQSETLPEAFHLPLLVGGTRLHVGFLLAIGLAVLLHRVLARTDWGFQVRALGASPRAARLSGRIDPGRVGAGVLVLSGALAGLAGAFEVTGVTWALYEDLSPGWGYTAIAVALLGGLRPAGVVLAALFLGALEGGAGAMQRSAGVPSVWVVGIEAVLILTVLVVATRTGRAWRSRAVGEGP; encoded by the coding sequence ATGAGACGCGCGGCCGCGCTGTGGGTCACGCCTGCCCTGGCGGTGGGGGTGGCGCTGGTCCTGGTGACCGGCGCGCTCGCGCTGGGCGGTCACGCACCCGCGCAGGCCCTGGCCGCGCTCGTGGACGGAGCGGTGGGATCGTCGGATCGGATCCTGTCCATCACGCTGGTCCGCGCCACGCCGCTCCTGGTCACGGGCCTGGCGGTGGCTCTCGCCTTCCGCGCCGGCATCTGGAACATCGGCGCCGAGGGTCAGCTCTATGCCGGCGCGGTCGCGGTGGCGGCGCTGGGCGCGGCGGCGCCCGACCTCCCCACGCTGGTGGCGCTTCCCCTGGCGCTCGGCGGCGCCCTGCTGGCGGGAGGCCTGTGGGCGGCCCTGCCGGCCCTGCTCCGACTGCGCGCCGGCACCAACGAGGTCATCACCACGTTGCTGCTCAACTTCGTGGCGCTCCACCTGACGAGCGTCCTCGTGCGGGGGCCGCTGCAGGAGGCCCGCGGGGTCTTCCCGCAATCGGAGACCCTGCCCGAGGCCTTCCATCTCCCCCTCCTGGTGGGCGGCACCCGCCTGCACGTGGGCTTCCTCCTGGCGATCGGGCTGGCGGTGCTGCTGCACCGGGTGCTGGCGCGCACGGACTGGGGCTTTCAGGTGCGCGCCCTGGGCGCCTCTCCCCGGGCCGCGCGCCTGTCAGGGCGGATCGACCCCGGGCGCGTCGGCGCCGGCGTCCTGGTGCTCTCGGGGGCGCTGGCCGGGCTGGCGGGCGCCTTCGAGGTGACCGGGGTCACCTGGGCGTTGTACGAGGACCTCTCGCCGGGATGGGGCTACACGGCCATCGCGGTCGCGCTGCTGGGAGGCCTGCGGCCCGCGGGCGTGGTGCTGGCCGCGCTCTTCCTCGGAGCCCTCGAAGGAGGGGCGGGCGCGATGCAGCGGAGCGCCGGGGTGCCTTCCGTCTGGGTGGTCGGCATCGAAGCCGTGCTCATCCTGACCGTGCTGGTCGTGGCGACCCGTACCGGGCGGGCGTGGCGGAGTCGGGCGGTGGGAGAGGGCCCGTGA
- a CDS encoding ABC transporter permease: MSEALVPFLEASVRLAVPLILAALGELVSERAGVLNIGLEGSIIAGALAGALGALATGSPAVGVLAGAGGGLALVLVFALVVVGFGADQIITGTAITLAGLGLTGIVYQEVFGVTGTALTIPTLAPLPLPVLADLPVVGSALFAQAPTAYLAYLLAPAVGWALFHTGWGLRVRAVGEAPTAAAAAGVPVARLRVGALAFAGVMAGVAGAHLALAHAGTFAEGMSAGRGFIAIAIVVLGRWRPLPVFAAALFFGSASALQFFLQSLGLDLPYPVFLALPYLLTLAALAVQRGRSVAPAALGQPWPPDGR; encoded by the coding sequence GTGAGCGAGGCCCTCGTGCCTTTCCTGGAGGCGAGCGTGCGGCTCGCCGTGCCGCTCATCCTGGCCGCCCTGGGCGAGCTCGTCAGCGAGCGGGCGGGGGTGCTGAACATCGGGCTGGAAGGCTCGATCATCGCCGGCGCGCTGGCCGGCGCGCTGGGGGCCCTCGCGACGGGCTCACCCGCGGTGGGGGTCCTCGCCGGGGCCGGGGGCGGGCTCGCCCTGGTGCTCGTGTTCGCCCTGGTCGTCGTGGGCTTCGGCGCCGACCAGATCATCACGGGCACCGCCATCACGCTGGCCGGGCTGGGCCTCACGGGCATCGTCTACCAGGAGGTGTTCGGGGTGACGGGCACGGCGCTCACCATCCCCACGTTGGCTCCGCTGCCGCTGCCCGTGCTCGCGGACCTGCCCGTGGTGGGCAGCGCGCTGTTCGCCCAGGCACCCACGGCGTACCTGGCCTACCTGCTGGCACCGGCCGTGGGCTGGGCGCTGTTCCACACGGGATGGGGCCTGCGGGTCCGGGCGGTGGGCGAGGCCCCCACCGCGGCCGCCGCGGCGGGCGTACCCGTCGCACGGCTGCGCGTCGGCGCCCTCGCCTTCGCCGGTGTGATGGCGGGCGTGGCCGGGGCCCACCTCGCCCTGGCCCACGCCGGCACGTTCGCCGAGGGCATGTCGGCGGGGCGCGGGTTCATCGCCATCGCGATCGTGGTGCTGGGACGCTGGCGTCCCCTTCCGGTGTTCGCGGCCGCCCTGTTCTTCGGCAGCGCGTCCGCCCTCCAGTTCTTCCTGCAGAGCCTGGGGCTCGACCTGCCGTACCCGGTCTTCCTGGCCCTGCCCTACCTGCTCACCCTGGCGGCTCTGGCCGTCCAGCGCGGCCGCTCGGTCGCTCCGGCCGCGCTGGGGCAGCCCTGGCCTCCCGACGGCCGCTGA